From Vigna unguiculata cultivar IT97K-499-35 chromosome 5, ASM411807v1, whole genome shotgun sequence, the proteins below share one genomic window:
- the LOC114185292 gene encoding uncharacterized protein LOC114185292: MADNLDDGEFWLPPQFLADDDVPATPFQEKRQPLQHDALLFPSEFPYGFPSSELASPVDSTAGGSSETESDEEEQLVAELSLRLARSSLQTDNKSVGRFLSGSPQSTLCDFGSGCGCGKGSSQGSPDGVCKMSSAKTTWDLLHAAAGEVERMRLSEEGFSLNQHNGHMVPQRKPSPITTTLPSKTATTINPDVGFYAHQPLSHHQQLQIAHFQLLRQQQLAKQQNTVWNVQKQCGGVYSQRQQQVVGNRGRNSDVTGRNVRPLGLSASAWPPLQHAKQQNQQYGSGMRAVFLGNPSGRRECAGTGVFLPRRVDSPAEPRKKPACSTVLVPARVAQALNLNLDDMVGGQPPQPMQRFNAGSNLENGAAVSRLRSNYVLSQQKRNLKSQPAVYHEFRLPQEWTY, translated from the exons aTGGCAGACAACCTAGACGACGGCGAGTTCTGGCTCCCGCCGCAGTTCCTCGCCGACGATGATGTCCCGGCGACACCCTTTCAGGAAAAGCGTCAGCCTTTGCAGCACGATGCCCTTTTGTTCCCGTCCGAGTTCCCGTACGGGTTCCCTTCCTCTGAACTTGCTTCTCCGGTTGATTCCACCGCCGGTGGCTCCAGCGAGACCGAGAGCGACGAGGAGGAGCAGCTCGTTGCTGAGTTGTCCCTCCGTTTAGCTCGCTCCTCCCTCCAAACCGATAACAAGTCTGTG GGTCGGTTTTTGTCTGGCTCACCACAATCAACTCTCTGTGATTTTGGaagtggttgtggttgtggcaAAGGGTCAAGCCAGGGTAGTCCTGATGGTGTTTGTAAGATGTCTTCTGCGAAAACCACTTGGGATCTGCTGCATGCGGCTGCAGGGGAAGTGGAAAGGATGAGGTTGAGTGAAGAGGGTTTTTCTTTAAACCAACACAATGGACACATGGTTCCCCAAAGGAAACCCTCTCCTATTACCACCACCCTTCCATCCAAAACCGCTACCACAATCAACCCTGATGTCGGATTCTACGCGCATCAACCACTCTCTCATCACCAGCAGTTGCAGATAGCACAT TTTCAATTGCTGAGGCAACAACAGCTGGCAAAGCAGCAGAACACGGTGTGGAATGTGCAGAAGCAATGTGGTGGGGTTTACTCGCAGAGGCAACAACAAGTGGttggcaatagagggaggaatAGTGATGTTACTGGGAGGAACGTCAGGCCTTTGGGTTTGTCTGCGTCTGCATGGCCTCCTCTGCAACACGCTAAACAACAAAATCAGCAATATGGCTCTGGTATGCGTGCTGTCTTTCTTGGAAACCCTTCTGGGAGAAGGGAATGTGCTGGCACAGGGGTGTTTCTCCCTCGCCGAGTGGATAGTCCTGCTGAACCACGAAAGAAGCCAG CCTGTTCAACTGTGCTTGTTCCAGCCAGAGTGGCGCAGGCCCTAAATCTGAATCTCGATGATATGGTGGGGGGGCAGCCGCCGCAACCAATGCAACGATTTAACGCTGGTTCCAACTTGGAAAATG GTGCAGCTGTTTCCAGGCTGAGGAGTAACTATGTCCTTTCTCAACAGAAACGCAACCTCAAGTCTCAGCCAGCAGTATACCATGAGTTCAGGCTGCCACAGGAGTGGACATACTGA